The Sporosarcina sp. Marseille-Q4943 genome includes the window TTTTTGCTTGAGAACTCTTCCAGCATTCGCTGCTCGTAATGTGTTACTTCATAATTTTCGTCCCAATAAATCGTCAATGTGGCATTCGGACTATAGAAAATCGGTTCGCCATCCACTTTTTGAAAAAAGATGGCTTTCCGCTTTTCCTTATCCACTTCCCAGAACTCATATTCAGCTCCGTGCCATATATACTTCGCTAGAAAATCATTGAAATGATAATCCTCTTTTTCATTTCGGATGGATACCGGGATAATCATTTCGGATTCAATTGTTGTATTATCGACAATGACGATGGACTGGTCCTCCAAAGTCTCCAATTCTTCTTCTGAGAATGACTTCACATCAGCAAAGATGTGGGAAAAGTCATTTTTAACGACCTGTGGCAAATTGTACGTAATATTTTCTTGTTTCATCAAATCCTCAATGGAGGCTTTCCCCGCAACTTGCACATTTTGCGCCTCAGTACGCTGATTTAAATACAAGAAATAGAGGAATATATTCAATATCGAAAAGACGACGATGAATATCGTTTTTGTCTTATTCCAATCCAATTTGCTCACCCCCGCCTTGATCCTCAGCTGTATAAGAGAACCATCTACCTTTGATATAATAAAACCAGGCAGGCTCCATCACAAAAATCCGTTTTTCTAAATTATGTCTCATCATGTACCCTGTTGTAATTTCCTCGACCGTCCCGAAATCGATTTTTTCCGATTCCATCAGTTCGTTTGCTATGGCAGCACCCGAAGGAAGACTCACTTCTTCCTCATCCACCCCCACATCAAGTGTATAATAAGGACGGATATACTTAAACACCCGGTTCACGCCATAATACTGTGCAATTTCCGTTATGCCCGCTGGTTCCAAGACCGGATAGCCTTGAATGAACAACTGGAATCTCACATAATGAGAATAATGATTTATATACGAGAATCTGAACGAATCCGTCCAGCCACCATGCTCATTAATCGAGTCAATGACGTCTGTTAATAGGGTTGATGGTTTTACCTCTTCCCTGTTTTCCACAGCAGGATGGGCAAAGTTCAACATCTTCGATTCCGTATTTACGACCAAAAGCGCATGGTCATCACCAAATTCCTCACGTTTGCCATCCACCTGACTGCGTCTTACTGCATTCGGGTCATTGAATAAAGCATCACGGAAGCGGGTCGGACTTATTTCTTCCTGGTAATACACGATTTGATTCATCGTGACTGGTTCAGTAGGAACCGCCAAATAGACCGATTCCTGTACATTCACTTCAGTATAGGAAGGCAAATTTTCCCCTTCAATGACGATGTTACGATATGACGTCATCGTATCCTTCGGAGTTACTTTGCCATGAAAATGGGTTCCTGTCGCCCGGTTGATGAAATGCACTTCAAATGCAACTTCCTTCGGATTCCATTTGACGACAAGGCGGTCAAAACTGAATTCCGGAAGTCGAATATTGTCCTCAAAAGGTAAAATTTCTTCATACACAGGCAGCGGCACATCCCCTTGGAAATACAAGGTGAACTGATTCGTATCTTCGAAGAAGGCTTTCATCTGCCCCTTGTTCATCTCGTTTTGGCCGGGAACCAATTGCGTGACTTTCCAAGAGTTCATTTCCCTCATAATACTGTCGATCCGTATTTGATCGGTCGTTCCATTGAGTGATTCCTCATATTTAATGAGGATCTTATATGGCTTAATGATATCCTGCACTTTTCTTCGTTCGCCGATTGAAATATCGACGGTCGGCGATTGTTCAATCGTATCTAGTCGGGGCGAATACGTCCATATGGAAAAGGTGAATGTTATGCTCAACAGGACGAGCAATAGTAAGATAATCGATTTGACCGGTTCGATATACTTCAATCCCATTCACCTTCCTCTTGTTGTTCAAAGGGCAGCGTAAAGAAAATCGTCGTGCCTTTCCCTTCTTCACTTTCCGCCCATATTTCGCCGCCATGTGCAATGATCATTTCCTTGGCGATGGCAAGTCCAAGACCCGTTCCGCCCATCGCCCTTGATCTCGCGCGGTCCGCTCTGTAGAACCTGTCGAAAATGCGGTTCACATTCGCTTGCGGGATGCCCATGCCGTCGTCGGAAATCATCACTTTTATGAACGTTCCAGACGTCGTTACCCCAAAGCGGACATCTCCGCCATCCGGGGAATATTTAAGCGCATTCGAAATGATATTGTCGATTACCTGTGTCATCTTATCGGTGTCAATTTCGACGAATAGATCCTCGGAAGGTAACAATCGCTTGAAGTGAACGTTCTGTGACTTCGAGAATTCGAACCGCTCAATGATTGAGTTGAAGAAATGGTTGAATTCTACCCATTCGGTATTCAACTCATATTCTTTGCTATCCATCCTGGAAAGCTTCAATAAGTCATTCACAAGCCGGATCATCCGCTCCGTCTCCGTCTGCGTCACGCGAAGGAAGGAAGGGGCAATCTCCTCGTTCTTCCATGCACCTTCCGCCAATGCGTCCAAATAGCTGCGCATTGTCGTGAGCGGGGTACGAAGCTCGTGAGAAACGTTGGAAACGAATTCTCGCCTCTCCATGTCAATCTTCTCCTGTTCGGTATTGTCATGAAGGACGACAATGAGACCGTTCACGAAGCCCGTCTCCCGCTGCGTCACCGAAAAGGTCGCCCGTAGGATGTAAGGGACCTTCTCCGTACTGAAGTCGAGCGCGATTGAATCCTTCACTTGAATCAGGTCTTCAAACGTATATTCCTGCTCCAAGCCTAAGATGCTTGCAATCGGGCGGTTCAATACAAGATCGCGTGTCATCCGCAGCATCATGAGCGCAGAGTCATTGATTAGGCTCACCCTGCCTTTACGGTCCGTAGATATGACGCCATCCGTCATGTTTTCAAGAACCGAGGCGAGCTTTCTTTGCTCACTTTCCGTCGTTGACTGCGACTCTTGCAGCTGATTCGTCAAATGGTTGAAAGCGATTGCCAGCTGGCCCATTTCATCATTCCCGTATACGTGGACCTTCCTTGAGAAGTTCCCTTGCGCCATCGCTTGTGCCTGACGCCTCATATCCGAAATCGGCCTCGTAAAAGTCCTGGCGATGAAGATGCCGATAATAATTGTGATTGTTAACGAGACCGCCACTCCACCCGCAAGAATTTGGTTGATTTCATTGATCTGCTTGAATACTTTTTCGATATTTGCTGTCACATATAAAGTGCCAACGACTTCCAAATTATTATTCTTAATAGGCGTCACAAGCACCATGACACGTTCTCGTTTCGTCGGGTCATAGTTAATATTCTCGTAGACCGTTTCGGATGAGATCGATCTTCTCACACTGTCTTCCATTGATCGCTGGCCGACCAATGATTGATTGCCCAATTCGGAAGTTGCCAATATACGATACTTTGCATCGATGACCCTTATTTCATTTATATCTTCCGAATTAAAGCCCGAAAGGACGTTCCATAAGCTCTGTTCGAGCGGCGGATCGTCCGTAGTTGACCGGTCTTTTATCATTTCTTCACGGACGCTGAATTCAACAAGATTCATCCTGTCTCTGACGGATGTCGTGAAGTTATCTTTTAACGTCTGTTCAAGCTCCCTTGCAAAATAAAGCCCGATAATCTGCATCGCTACAAGGATGAGCATAATGTAGATGAGCACGAATTTTACATGGATAGACCGAAAAAACCCGACTTTCTGCATTTTCCTTACTCCTGTTCCGGATCACGCAAATAGTAACCGACTCCACGTCTTGTTACAATCCACGTCGGATGGCTCGGAGTGTCCTCGATCTTTTCGCGCAGACGGCGTATCGTTACGTCGACTGTCCGTACATCCCCAAAATAATCATAGCCCCATACCGTCTGCAACAAATGCTCTCTCGTCATTACTTGGCCGATATGTTTCGCCAAATAATGAAGCAATTCAAACTCGCGGTGCGTCAGTTCAATCGATTCTCCACGCTTTTGGACTAAATAGGCATCCGGTTGGATGACGAGGCTTCCGACTGTAATTTCATTTGTCGCCTCATCCTGCTCCTCCGACAACGTCTTCGAATGCCTGCGCAAGTTCGCTTTCACCCTTGCAATCAATTCGCGCGTGCCAAATGGTTTCGTCACATAATCATCCGCGCCTAATTCCAACCCTAGCACTTTATCAATTTCCGAGTCCTTCGCTGTAAGCATGATGATTGGGAAATCATATTTCTTCCTGACTTCCCTGCATACTTCCATGCCATCACGCTTCGGAAGCATTATATCGAGCAACATGATATCCGGCTGCACTTCTTCCACCTTCTCAAGCGCCTCTTCTCCGTCATAAGCGCAATAGACAGTAAAGCCTTCCTTCTTCAAATTGAACTCTAATATGTCAGCTATCGGTTTTTCATCATCTACGACTAAAATCGTTTTATTTTGCATCATTCATTCCCTTTCCCGCCAATTTGGCGCCTTACTTATTATCTTTTACATTCATAGTCCGTGCTTAGCTTGCAACTTGCCTTATTCGATTGTACGGCCTTTATTATACATTCTATTTCTTTAGCAAAAAACCTTCCAATCCAGACCTATACAAAATTAGAAAAAGAGACGGCAACAGAATACTGTAGCGTCTCCATTCCTTACTCTTTATCTTAACACACTCAACGGATTGATATTGGAACCGTTCTTATATACTTCAAAATGAAGGTGCATGCCTGTAGAGCGTCCTGTGGAGCCCATGACACCTATCTTCGCTCCTTGAGGAACTGTTTGCCCCTCTTTGACATCGATGGATGCCAGATGGGCGTATAACGTCTTATACCCATTGTTATGCGTTATGACGACTCGATTTCCGTATGTTCCATGGTACCCGGCATCCGTCACGACTCCATTGTCAGAAGCGAAAATCGACCTGGATGATGGACGTGCAATGTCAATGCCTTGGTGTACCCGGCCCCATCGTTTCCCCATTTTACTCGAAATGTATCCACCGTCTGCCGGCCACTTGAAGTTGCCTGTCCCACGTGAAGGGATTACCTTCGTTCCGACGACCGTCACTTCATGAACCGGCTCTTCCAGTACATGTTCCTCCGCTACAGATTTACCGATCACTTTCCCGTTCTTTTTGCGGATCAAATGCGTGACCGATTTCTTGCCATCTGTTCCTTTTTGTTTAATTCTCTTTTCACCTTTGAATTCTGATTCGTCTTTTTCGGTCAGTTTCTTGAACTGGATCGGGGCAATCTCTTTTGATTCATAGTGAGCTTCAACTTCTATGTAGGGCTCGAGGGCTGTGACGTTCAGCTCTTGGCCTATTTGAAGAACTGCATCCTCTGTAATCCCCGGATTGATTTCCATCAGTTTCACTGTCGACATATTGTGTGCACTGGCGACTTTCCCTAATACGTCCCCTTGCTGGATAACGTATTTCTTCTCTTCCAATGTGCCTTTATTCAACAAGGTGATTGCTTCTTCCACGCTTCGGACCTCTTCAGGTGCCGTTTGTCCCTCGGCCGCCTGGATGTCAGCGCTGAATTGAATATCAGCAAGTCTAGTTTCATTTTCCTTTAACGGTGGTAAAGGTTCAGTAGTTTGTTGGCGGGCTTCGAATTCTGCAAGCTCCTGCTCGGTGACTGTTTGCAGTGTAATCTCTTGGATCACTTTTTCAAAATCGGCCATATCTTTGACGTAGAGTGCTGTCTCTTCATCAATTTGGACACCGATCGCTTCCGCCTCCACGGTTAGCAAGCCTTGAAGTTTTCCAAGGACCTTTTCATCGTCTGTTCCGATTGAAAACACCCTTTCCGGCACGACAGACAACTCAGTCCCGATTGTCAATGGGAGATCTTCGTATTCGGAGGCCGCTTTCTTCAATTCTTCTTGTTTAAGCTGTTCGATCTTTTTTTCATCGGATAGCATCCCGACATATTCACTGTCCGAGTAGACATGGTAGATTGTATGGATTGAGGAGTCTTCCACTTTTTCT containing:
- a CDS encoding YycH family regulatory protein, which codes for MGLKYIEPVKSIILLLLVLLSITFTFSIWTYSPRLDTIEQSPTVDISIGERRKVQDIIKPYKILIKYEESLNGTTDQIRIDSIMREMNSWKVTQLVPGQNEMNKGQMKAFFEDTNQFTLYFQGDVPLPVYEEILPFEDNIRLPEFSFDRLVVKWNPKEVAFEVHFINRATGTHFHGKVTPKDTMTSYRNIVIEGENLPSYTEVNVQESVYLAVPTEPVTMNQIVYYQEEISPTRFRDALFNDPNAVRRSQVDGKREEFGDDHALLVVNTESKMLNFAHPAVENREEVKPSTLLTDVIDSINEHGGWTDSFRFSYINHYSHYVRFQLFIQGYPVLEPAGITEIAQYYGVNRVFKYIRPYYTLDVGVDEEEVSLPSGAAIANELMESEKIDFGTVEEITTGYMMRHNLEKRIFVMEPAWFYYIKGRWFSYTAEDQGGGEQIGLE
- a CDS encoding two-component system regulatory protein YycI, translating into MDWNKTKTIFIVVFSILNIFLYFLYLNQRTEAQNVQVAGKASIEDLMKQENITYNLPQVVKNDFSHIFADVKSFSEEELETLEDQSIVIVDNTTIESEMIIPVSIRNEKEDYHFNDFLAKYIWHGAEYEFWEVDKEKRKAIFFQKVDGEPIFYSPNATLTIYWDENYEVTHYEQRMLEEFSSKNLKRDMLTQDEAVGSLVTRGYLKQDSKVLKVTPGYSATLVSTKNQVFAATWNIRVELKDGTIENHFINAIEGKVIDFHLEKMEEEELDEVEDEEE
- a CDS encoding M23 family metallopeptidase encodes the protein MFCKKQKTTKEQNRSTLYKKVKKVGIITVFFAGIGMSSGFSLEKVEDSSIHTIYHVYSDSEYVGMLSDEKKIEQLKQEELKKAASEYEDLPLTIGTELSVVPERVFSIGTDDEKVLGKLQGLLTVEAEAIGVQIDEETALYVKDMADFEKVIQEITLQTVTEQELAEFEARQQTTEPLPPLKENETRLADIQFSADIQAAEGQTAPEEVRSVEEAITLLNKGTLEEKKYVIQQGDVLGKVASAHNMSTVKLMEINPGITEDAVLQIGQELNVTALEPYIEVEAHYESKEIAPIQFKKLTEKDESEFKGEKRIKQKGTDGKKSVTHLIRKKNGKVIGKSVAEEHVLEEPVHEVTVVGTKVIPSRGTGNFKWPADGGYISSKMGKRWGRVHQGIDIARPSSRSIFASDNGVVTDAGYHGTYGNRVVITHNNGYKTLYAHLASIDVKEGQTVPQGAKIGVMGSTGRSTGMHLHFEVYKNGSNINPLSVLR
- the yycF gene encoding response regulator YycF, which gives rise to MQNKTILVVDDEKPIADILEFNLKKEGFTVYCAYDGEEALEKVEEVQPDIMLLDIMLPKRDGMEVCREVRKKYDFPIIMLTAKDSEIDKVLGLELGADDYVTKPFGTRELIARVKANLRRHSKTLSEEQDEATNEITVGSLVIQPDAYLVQKRGESIELTHREFELLHYLAKHIGQVMTREHLLQTVWGYDYFGDVRTVDVTIRRLREKIEDTPSHPTWIVTRRGVGYYLRDPEQE
- the walK gene encoding cell wall metabolism sensor histidine kinase WalK yields the protein MQKVGFFRSIHVKFVLIYIMLILVAMQIIGLYFARELEQTLKDNFTTSVRDRMNLVEFSVREEMIKDRSTTDDPPLEQSLWNVLSGFNSEDINEIRVIDAKYRILATSELGNQSLVGQRSMEDSVRRSISSETVYENINYDPTKRERVMVLVTPIKNNNLEVVGTLYVTANIEKVFKQINEINQILAGGVAVSLTITIIIGIFIARTFTRPISDMRRQAQAMAQGNFSRKVHVYGNDEMGQLAIAFNHLTNQLQESQSTTESEQRKLASVLENMTDGVISTDRKGRVSLINDSALMMLRMTRDLVLNRPIASILGLEQEYTFEDLIQVKDSIALDFSTEKVPYILRATFSVTQRETGFVNGLIVVLHDNTEQEKIDMERREFVSNVSHELRTPLTTMRSYLDALAEGAWKNEEIAPSFLRVTQTETERMIRLVNDLLKLSRMDSKEYELNTEWVEFNHFFNSIIERFEFSKSQNVHFKRLLPSEDLFVEIDTDKMTQVIDNIISNALKYSPDGGDVRFGVTTSGTFIKVMISDDGMGIPQANVNRIFDRFYRADRARSRAMGGTGLGLAIAKEMIIAHGGEIWAESEEGKGTTIFFTLPFEQQEEGEWD